Proteins co-encoded in one Corynebacterium lujinxingii genomic window:
- a CDS encoding phage portal protein, whose amino-acid sequence MGILERLGLRQSEPVGKFDVGLDFIDVVDLIPDMSAEQLWHQQPHLRTVTSFIARMVATVSLHVYEREDDGSRVRVRDSYVTELVKKPNHHETFYRFLYGSVMDLCLYDEFIWLLDDDPARGDRFHLYRIPPNWVVEKKWSDPWTLEWLGLADSRTRRPLWIEGERVIRFAGYSPDSVRSGASPIDALRSVLREQIESASYREQLWRNGPRLGGIITRPQNAPWDNVARRRFKQMWQATYAGAGSGSGGVPVLEDGMEFRPFHLSAGDEQVAEMTKLSLSTVAQVYHINPTMVGLLDNANYSNVREFRQSLYGDSLGPVMKQIEELLNYELLPRLAARDHTLDPQRIYIEFNVEERLRGRFEEQAEVTSKAVGAPWMTRNEARAMNNLPLLEGGDELVVPLNISAGEPDPEPEGEEVEP is encoded by the coding sequence GTGGGAATTCTTGAGCGTCTAGGTCTGCGCCAGTCGGAGCCGGTCGGCAAGTTCGACGTCGGTCTCGACTTCATCGATGTTGTCGATCTCATTCCCGATATGAGCGCCGAGCAACTGTGGCACCAGCAGCCGCATCTGCGCACCGTGACGTCGTTTATCGCTCGGATGGTGGCGACCGTGTCGCTGCATGTCTACGAGCGCGAGGACGACGGTTCGCGGGTGCGCGTGCGCGATTCGTACGTGACCGAACTGGTCAAAAAGCCGAATCACCACGAAACGTTTTACAGGTTCCTCTACGGCTCGGTGATGGACCTGTGCCTGTATGACGAGTTTATATGGCTTCTCGATGATGACCCGGCGCGCGGCGACCGGTTCCACCTGTATCGGATCCCGCCGAATTGGGTTGTCGAGAAGAAGTGGTCTGACCCGTGGACGTTGGAATGGCTGGGTCTTGCTGATAGTCGCACCAGGCGCCCGTTGTGGATCGAGGGGGAGCGGGTGATCCGCTTTGCCGGGTATTCGCCGGATTCTGTGCGCTCTGGTGCGTCTCCGATTGATGCGCTGCGCAGTGTGCTGCGCGAACAGATCGAGTCGGCGTCGTACCGCGAGCAACTGTGGCGAAACGGGCCGCGTCTCGGTGGCATCATCACGCGCCCCCAAAACGCGCCGTGGGATAACGTGGCGCGCCGGCGGTTTAAGCAGATGTGGCAGGCGACGTACGCCGGAGCCGGGTCAGGCTCCGGTGGTGTGCCGGTGCTCGAAGATGGGATGGAATTCCGCCCGTTCCACCTGTCGGCCGGAGATGAACAAGTCGCCGAAATGACCAAGTTGTCGCTGTCGACGGTGGCGCAGGTCTACCACATCAACCCGACGATGGTGGGGCTGCTCGACAACGCTAATTACTCGAATGTGCGCGAGTTTCGTCAGTCGCTTTACGGCGATTCGCTGGGGCCGGTGATGAAGCAAATCGAGGAGTTGCTCAACTACGAGTTGCTGCCGCGTCTTGCCGCGCGTGACCACACGCTGGATCCGCAGCGGATCTACATCGAATTTAATGTCGAGGAGCGCTTGCGCGGCCGGTTCGAGGAGCAGGCCGAGGTCACCTCTAAGGCTGTCGGCGCGCCGTGGATGACCAGGAACGAGGCGCGCGCGATGAACAATCTGCCGCTTCTCGAAGGCGGCGACGAACTGGTCGTCCCGCTCAATATTTCCGCCGGCGAACCCGACCCGGAGCCGGAAGGCGAGGAGGTGGAGCCGTGA
- a CDS encoding HK97 family phage prohead protease — MATVVGGVESNHDREPAVNEVTAVLRRAVMGWLLDPETVVDEFWLIDTNPSKATVERLEGIGAVFHLCDPGLDECLARAERDGRPEGTADRIRAWYANPPEIPGVTKGGPVRLKNYSADVRVKAAPTEGEAAAGRIEAYASVFDTVDSYGDVVRRGAFADTLKEWSDSGKTIPLLYGHNFSDPFMNIGGVVEASEDERGLKITADLDMDNPSAVQVLNLISKGRLSEMSFAFNYRDAGPATVDGDEIFEVRAVELFEVSVVPIGANRETEIVSAKSARELLTAVKQANLDAETEAAVVGALTRAAGDDEAEASPPPTPTDEGEEEETDALALHARARLAILERMGN; from the coding sequence ATGGCGACTGTCGTCGGCGGCGTCGAATCCAACCATGACCGCGAACCGGCGGTCAACGAGGTGACGGCCGTGTTGCGCCGGGCGGTGATGGGGTGGCTGCTCGACCCCGAGACCGTCGTCGATGAGTTTTGGCTGATCGACACCAACCCGTCGAAGGCGACCGTGGAGCGTCTCGAAGGGATCGGCGCGGTGTTTCACCTTTGCGATCCGGGGCTCGATGAGTGCCTCGCCCGCGCCGAGCGCGATGGGCGACCCGAAGGCACCGCTGATCGGATCCGCGCCTGGTACGCCAACCCGCCGGAGATTCCCGGCGTTACGAAAGGAGGGCCTGTGCGGCTCAAAAATTACAGCGCCGACGTGCGCGTGAAGGCGGCGCCGACCGAAGGGGAGGCGGCCGCTGGTCGTATTGAGGCGTACGCCTCTGTCTTTGACACTGTCGATTCGTACGGTGATGTGGTGCGCCGCGGCGCGTTCGCCGACACCTTAAAGGAGTGGTCGGATAGCGGGAAGACGATTCCGCTGCTCTACGGCCACAACTTTTCCGACCCGTTTATGAATATCGGCGGGGTGGTCGAGGCGTCCGAGGACGAGCGCGGCCTGAAAATCACCGCCGACCTGGACATGGATAACCCGTCCGCGGTCCAGGTTCTCAACCTCATCTCGAAGGGGCGCCTGTCCGAGATGTCGTTCGCGTTTAATTACCGCGATGCCGGGCCGGCCACCGTCGACGGCGACGAGATCTTCGAGGTGCGCGCCGTTGAGTTGTTCGAGGTCTCTGTCGTGCCGATCGGGGCGAATCGTGAGACCGAGATTGTATCGGCGAAGTCGGCGCGTGAACTTTTGACCGCTGTGAAGCAGGCCAATCTTGACGCCGAAACCGAGGCCGCTGTCGTCGGCGCGCTGACCCGCGCGGCCGGCGACGACGAGGCGGAGGCGTCTCCGCCCCCCACCCCAACCGATGAGGGTGAGGAAGAAGAAACCGACGCGCTCGCGCTGCATGCACGGGCGCGTCTCGCAATTTTAGAAAGGATGGGCAACTAA
- a CDS encoding RapZ C-terminal domain-containing protein has translation MIQFVSYGIKNGPPPAFDVLIDCLDLPDPSPVVLDTPGTTAEVAEVILGANPLVQSWLQVVTALVLERMKTDGSFTVAFACSAGWHRSPFAAEHVAAMLRAAGVEVAVCHRDLEVIG, from the coding sequence GTGATTCAGTTCGTCTCGTACGGGATCAAAAACGGCCCGCCCCCGGCGTTCGACGTGTTGATCGACTGTCTGGATTTGCCGGACCCGTCGCCGGTGGTGCTCGATACCCCGGGTACGACCGCCGAGGTCGCCGAGGTGATTCTCGGCGCGAACCCGCTTGTGCAGTCATGGCTGCAGGTGGTCACTGCGCTTGTGCTCGAGCGGATGAAAACCGACGGGTCGTTCACCGTGGCGTTCGCCTGCTCGGCAGGCTGGCACCGCTCGCCGTTTGCCGCCGAGCATGTCGCCGCGATGCTGCGCGCCGCCGGTGTCGAAGTGGCGGTGTGTCACCGCGACCTGGAGGTGATCGGATGA
- a CDS encoding phage major capsid protein, which yields MAQSLIERRAALLAEARDLIPADGAKMDKDTYARVEGLMEEHDAVDAEIKAAQKAGSLIDRVRGADLGEEGVADTPGDHAAATLGDHFVKHAGDVLTRQAGGAQMQSATPEYETRAPEDPFLTPNAEGSEVAHLAPWATEFRRTIVNAKRDKLVIADLMGAAQVSPQTQTISYLVEKLPLVAEGGAATVAEGARKPYVRFNNFDVVSEKLTKIAALTKITDETAADLTFVRSWINDRLIYELSVVEEEQLLAGDGTGSNVTGLLNREGLQQYDIAGDLFDGLFLASQKVPEFTGLTADALVVNTADFVRIRLAKDANGQYFAGGPFTAGQYGNGGLTLNPSPWGLRTVDTPAIERGTYVLGAFRQGATVLRKNGLRVDSTNSNVDDFEQNLITLRAEERLGLMVERPAAFVTGSLAGSEIPGVPAPAEAVA from the coding sequence ATGGCTCAATCTCTAATCGAGCGTCGCGCCGCTCTGCTGGCGGAGGCGCGTGATCTCATTCCCGCCGACGGCGCGAAGATGGACAAGGACACGTATGCGCGTGTCGAAGGCCTGATGGAGGAGCACGACGCTGTCGATGCTGAAATCAAGGCCGCCCAGAAGGCCGGTTCTCTGATTGATCGTGTGCGCGGCGCCGACCTCGGCGAGGAGGGCGTAGCCGATACCCCGGGTGATCACGCCGCCGCGACGCTGGGTGATCACTTCGTCAAGCACGCCGGTGATGTGCTGACCCGCCAGGCCGGTGGCGCGCAGATGCAGTCTGCGACGCCGGAATACGAAACCCGCGCCCCGGAGGACCCGTTCCTTACTCCGAATGCGGAGGGCTCCGAGGTCGCGCACCTCGCGCCGTGGGCGACCGAGTTTCGCCGCACGATCGTCAACGCCAAGCGCGACAAGTTGGTCATCGCCGACCTGATGGGCGCGGCTCAGGTCTCGCCGCAGACGCAGACCATCTCGTACCTCGTCGAGAAGCTTCCGCTCGTCGCCGAGGGTGGTGCCGCGACCGTCGCCGAGGGCGCGCGCAAGCCGTACGTGCGTTTTAACAACTTCGACGTCGTCTCCGAGAAACTGACCAAGATCGCGGCGCTGACCAAGATCACCGACGAAACCGCGGCCGATCTGACCTTCGTGCGCTCGTGGATCAACGACCGTTTGATCTACGAACTCTCCGTCGTCGAGGAGGAGCAGTTGCTCGCCGGCGACGGCACCGGCTCGAATGTCACCGGCCTGCTCAACCGCGAGGGCCTGCAGCAGTACGACATCGCCGGCGACCTGTTCGACGGTCTGTTCCTCGCCTCCCAAAAGGTCCCGGAGTTCACCGGTCTTACCGCCGACGCCCTGGTCGTCAACACCGCCGATTTTGTGCGTATCCGTCTCGCCAAGGACGCTAACGGCCAGTACTTCGCGGGCGGTCCGTTTACCGCCGGCCAGTACGGCAACGGCGGGCTGACGCTCAACCCGTCGCCGTGGGGTCTGCGCACCGTGGACACCCCGGCGATCGAGCGCGGCACCTACGTGCTCGGCGCGTTCCGTCAGGGCGCGACCGTGCTGCGCAAGAACGGCCTGCGCGTCGATTCGACCAACTCCAACGTCGACGACTTCGAGCAGAACCTGATCACGCTGCGCGCCGAGGAGCGCCTTGGCCTGATGGTCGAGCGCCCGGCCGCATTCGTGACCGGCTCTCTCGCCGGGTCCGAGATCCCGGGTGTTCCCGCACCGGCTGAAGCCGTCGCGTAG